One Mugil cephalus isolate CIBA_MC_2020 chromosome 10, CIBA_Mcephalus_1.1, whole genome shotgun sequence genomic window carries:
- the meak7 gene encoding MTOR-associated protein MEAK7: protein MGNTESAAVQKRLVRFRPEERPVVEGVYDRLLGSASGPPGPGGRTLSLETLQSSLSIVASDSLVRRIYRSMCSIDAAPGRTGGVGRDQLIVFLADTLRGTAEERAPLVMAMSQHASGPAAAAVTCEQVVEFLQDLVSAVVQILVHRGRLQGWKPERMGDVSLGVKLLAEQMISELKPSDQGGCDVPSLEDWIFRVPQVSLYLEMVVAEGLGVSLGGRPAPTLLPPCRETPWKQLRSLLDLPTLMFLAPQLPDGCSAPWRLVFSTQLHGESFTRMVTGLLKRGPTLLLIKDTRGHVFGGFASHGWEVKPQFQGDSRCFLFTVFPTLRVYTATGYNQHFMYLNQNQQTMPNGLGMGGQHQYFGLWLDSDFGHGHSRARPKCTTYGSPQLSGDEDFTLDSVEVWAVGKPPEPEEGEEGGGKRSVLDADPEVQAMMEMTGKTLHSQGLREPEEDQDQ from the exons ATGGGAAACACGGAGAGCGCCGCCGTCCAGAAGCGTCTGGTCCGGTTCCGGCCGGAGGAGCGTCCCGTGGTGGAGGGGGTCTACGACCGGCTCCTGGGTTCAGCCTCGGGACCCCCGGGACCCGGCGGGAGGACTCTGAGTCTGGAGACGCTGCAG TCCTCGCTGAGCATCGTGGCGTCTGACTCGTTGGTGAGGAGGATCTATCGGAGCATGTGCAGCATCGACGCCGCCCCAGGAAGGACGGGTGGGGTGGGTCGAGATCAGCTGATCGTCTTCCTGGCCGACACCCTGCGAGGCACCGCGGAGGAACGAGCCCCCCTCGTTATGGCCATGTCCCAGCATGCATCagggccagcagcagcagctgtcacaTGTGAACAGGTGGTCGAG TTCCTGCAGGACTTGGTCTCGGCTGTAGTTCAGATCCTGGTCCACAGGGGGCGCCTGCAGGGCTGGAAGCCGGAGAGAATGGGTGACGTCTCGCTGGGGGTTAAACTCCTGGCAGAGCAGATGATTTCTGAGCTCAAACCTTCAG ATCAGGGCGGCTGTGACGTCCCGTCTCTGGAGGACTGGATCTTCAGGGTCCCTCAGGTGTCTCTGTACCTGGAGATGGTGGTGGCCGAGGGCCTGGGGGTGTCGCTGGGCGGCCGGCCGGCCCCGACGCTGCTGCCCCCCTGCAGGGAGACGCCCTGGAAGCAGCTGAGGTCTCTGCTGGATCTGCCCACCCTCATGTTCCTGGCTCCTCAG TTGCCAGACGGCTGCAGCGCCCCCTGGAGGCTGGTGTTTTCCACACAGCTGCACGGAGAGAGCTTCACCAGGATGGTGACGGGCCTCCTGAAGCGAGGACCCACCCTGCTGCTCATcaaagacaccagaggacacgtCTTCGGGGGCTTCGCCTCCCACGGCTGGGAGGTCAAGCCTCAGTTCCAGG gTGACTCCAGATGCTTCCTGTTCACTGTCTTCCCCACACTGAGGGTTTACACTGCGACAGGCTACAACCAACACTTCATGTACCTCAACCAGAACCAGCAGACCATGCCCAATGGACTG GGTATGGGCGGTCAGCACCAATACTTCGGCCTGTGGCTGGACAGTGATTTCGGCCACGGTCACAGCCGAGCTCGGCCCAAGTGCACCACCTACGGCAGCCCCCAACTCTCCGGAGACGAAGACTTCACCCTGGACTCGGTGGAAGTGTGGGCTGTGGGAAAACCCCCCGAACCAGAGGAG ggtgaggagggggggggcaagaGGAGCGTCCTGGATGCGGATCCCGAGGTCCAGGCCATGATGGA